The Camelus bactrianus isolate YW-2024 breed Bactrian camel chromosome 1, ASM4877302v1, whole genome shotgun sequence genome segment acaaaatcccacagactgggttgcttaaacaacagaaatttattttcttgaggCTGGAAATCCAAAATCAAAGTGCCAAAAAGGTTGGTTTCTACTGAAGCTTCTCTCCCTGGCTTGCAGTTGGTTACCTTCTGATtgcgtcctcacatggccttttcctctgtgctcccatggagagagagagctggTATCTCAGTCTCCCACCCCCCTCTATTAGCATGCAGTAAATAATCACAAATATTCAGTTCTATCTCTAGACTCCCTGGTCTGTTTCATAAATTTGTCTGTCCGTTTAATGTACCACACTGTtataattactgtagctttatatttGGTTTTATTATCTAGCAGAGTTAGTCCCACCTACTGCCTGCTTCTTCAGAAATCCCACCTTACCTCCTGGCTCTCTTAGATTGTTCATTTCTCATGTAAGCTTTAGAACCAGCTTATCTAATTCCATACCCTTTTCCACCAAATCTCATTGGTGATTTTATTAATCATGttaaatttataaacaaaaataacaagaaaagagaaaaaactaaaaataaaaaagaaggaaaaaacaaaaaataaataagaacaaaaatgaaaaaaaatttatagattAGCTTAAGGgcatttacattttatgatgTTTAACTCTTCCTGTCCAAGTTCATAATAAGCCGTTATGTTTGTTCAAGTTTATTTTATGTCCTTCAGCAATATTGTAAAGTTATCCTCAGTAAGTATTTTACCTCGTTATATTTTAActaggtttttttcttctttatttctaatgTAAATGGGATTTCCCAATCTCCATATCTATTAACTGCTTGTTTGTGTATATGAAGATTTTTTTGttccatgtatttattttgtaccCATACAACTTATGGAATTCTCTTGTTTGTAATATAATTAATTTGGGTTCTCTACATGTGTAATCATATTGCCTGCATACAATATCTTTACCTCCTTTCCaattttatatctataaattTCCTTTTGAATACTTGCTTGGGCTAATACCTCAAGAACAATATTAAATGGTAATAATGATGGTGAGTGTCATTGTCTTATTTGCAACTCTAATGAAATTGTTTCTAGCATTCCTTCATTAAGCATGATGCTGACTTTTGGGTTGAGATACATATGTTGTATTAAGACAAGGAGGTAcccatattttctcattttattaagaGTTTTATCAAGAatttatgttgaattttatcaaataccttTTCAGCATTTATGAAGAAAATCATAGGATTTTCCCTTTTTAAGTCTATTAATATAGGTGAATAAATGTTCTAAAACTTAATcatgcttttatttattctggaaacacatcctacttttttttttttgaggtataactgacatataacattatattagtttcaggtgtacaacataatgattcaatatttgtatctattgcaaaatgatcaccacaataacatctgtcactatatatagttacaaaatatttttttcttgtgataaggacttttaagatctcttagcaactttcaaatgtacaatacaatattattaactatagtcaccatttgtacattacatccccaggaattaactattttataactggaagtttgtgccttttgacccccttcacccatttctctcacccccccaccccctgcctctggcaaccagcaGTCTTCACTGTATCTATGAACTTAGtcttgttgttttaaattccacatataagcgagaTCATACgatatttctttctctgcctgactcaTTTCACCTAGTATaacaccctcaaggtccatccatgttgtgtgtgtgtgtctgtgtgtataccacatcttctttatccattcatccattgatggatgcttaggttgtttccatagcttagctattgaaaataatgctgcaCTGAATGTGAGGGTACAGATaccttttagaattagtgtttttgttttgttcagctaaatacccagaagtggaattgctggatcatatggtattcttttttaattttttgaggaacctccatttGTTTACCACAGTGGTtccaccaatttatattcccaccaacagtgcacaagggtttcattatctccacatcctcaccagcattcttgcctgttatttcttgcctttttgataatagccattctaacaggtataagATGATagcttactgtggttttgatttgcatttccctgatgattagtgatgctgagcatcttttcctgtactTGTTTTCTCaacctcttcttataaggatgccaGTCTTACCGGATTAGGGTCCCACACTTATGACTCCACTTAACCTTAATTAGCTCCttaaaggtcctatctccaaaGTCACATTGGGGATTGGAGTCCAACCTATGAATCTGGAGGgcacacagttcagtccataaagACTAGTGAACTTGAATTTAGCAGGTAGCTGCTCAGGTACTGACTTTACCTGAACCTAGTTGAGTGCTTTTAGACAGCAAGTCCAGTATTCTCTGGGAGCCTTGACTTCATCTGTAACGTGTGGTCAATTTCATGAGGCTGTTGAGAGGATGAAACAAGATCATGACTGGAGGACATTTTATGGATTATAAGTTCCTAAACAATAATAGACTTAattatttattctattaatatatcACCTTGCAGTTTACAGTGTGACTTAAAATGCATTGTATCATTCAACACACATGGAggaaattattattgttatgatTACCACATGATTACCTAAAAGGGAAGTTTGTTTATAACTCATACCCACTACTGGCAGAAAGGATTCAAGGCAGCTAATGATGAAAACACTCATGTATGAGAGGACATTACCTGTCACTTCCCACACAGGCTGCAGAAAAGGCCCAGGAAGCTGCTGATGAAATGAATGACCACCAGGAGAATCTGGAGGAGGCTGATGCACAGAAGGGCGGAGAAGAAGCACACGTGCCAAACAACAGCTTTAAAAGGCTCCAGGCAGACAGAGTTCCAGAGTGAATGGTCATAGAGATAATTCCTATCCTCAAAAATAAGGAGACCAGGGGTTGAGGAATAAGTAAGAAAAGCCCCACCAACCTCAGTAGAAAACTGGGTTGTCCCTCAGCTCAGGTTGTAGCACTAGACTTTTGAGAGTGACTACTGTTGCTGCATTTGCAATCTTCTGAGCAACAGAGAAGCAAGATGCTAGAATGTGTGGCCATTGgtgtgtctttctctctctgaagaGAATGCAAATCCAAATTTCTATCCATTTACCTGGTATGCAGGTCCTTGAATGGGTAACCATATTTCCAAGCCTGTGTCTGATTGAAGGATGAGACATCAAACATGCAAAAGGGACCATCTTTCAGAGCTACTCCAGAAGTGATAAAGCAAATCAAGGCTCCAAGCAAAGCCAGGCCACTTGACAACAGAACAGTAAGCATCTGCAGATGGACAGAAGAAACAGTGAGCCTGAGATGGGATCGTGGCTAAGTAACTGTTGGGGCGATCTGGCCAAGTCTAACTTCTCTGGTGCTCAGGCTTTCCCCCATCATGGGGATAATCCGACCCACAGCACCTCCTATAAAGCAGAACCAGGGTAGGGTTGGCTGATGAGGGGTTGGCTGGGTAGAGCCAGGAAGAGATGAAGAGAagggcagagaaggaggaaaCACTGGCACCTGGACCCGGCAGCAGGCTCAGCCTGATTCAGCAGGCTCTTCTGAGCATCTCAGCAGATTGGCATCAATAACTTTTACAGACTGCAGCCATTCAGCCTCTGCGTTAAAGGGTGGGATTTGTTATTGCAAGCCCACCTCTGAACTTTTTAcgggaaatctgtattttttccaAAATTCCAAGTTGCCATCCCTGACTTCTCTCTTTCTCAAATCAagcatgaaaagaaagaagagcagaatgggggaaaggaggaaggaaggaagggaggaagggagggagggaggaagggagaaagagagagagacagagaaattcCAGTCAACTCTGAAATGATTCCAGTTCTGTCACTGTACTTTTCTAGT includes the following:
- the TM4SF19 gene encoding transmembrane 4 L6 family member 19 isoform X2 → MACSRTCSRILGLSLGTTALFAAAANTVLLFPNWDVTYLLRGLIGRHAMLGSGLWGGGLMVFTAATLISLMGWRYGCFSKSGPCRSMLTVLLSSGLALLGALICFITSGVALKDGPFCMFDVSSFNQTQAWKYGYPFKDLHTRNYLYDHSLWNSVCLEPFKAVVWHVCFFSALLCISLLQILLVVIHFISSFLGLFCSLCGK